A window of the Vigna angularis cultivar LongXiaoDou No.4 chromosome 3, ASM1680809v1, whole genome shotgun sequence genome harbors these coding sequences:
- the LOC108345929 gene encoding blue-light photoreceptor PHR2 isoform X1, whose amino-acid sequence MDSSHQMEKEKEEERQKTAVSTEPAFAVASLSLSLPTVFPFRQPKISSTPQPNKVKVPTQASSLTHLSLSTASPTPSKTSFKSSLSATPIHAPLSLGPNRPRDPSNSAALRRASVVWFRNDLRVLDNECLASANNESLSVLPVYCFDPADYGKSASGFDKTGPYRATFLIESVADLRRNLQARGSDLVVRVGKPETVLVELAKEVGADAVYAHREVSHDEAKTEEKVEAMMKEENVEVKYFWGSTLYHVEDLPFKLEDMPSNYGGFKDRVQKLEIRKTIEALDQLKGMPSRGDVEIGDIPSLMDLGLNPSSTMPQDGKAGANASMVGGETEALQRLKKFAVECEAQPPKGYKDGTHSIYGANFSCKISPWLAMGCLSPRVMYEELKKTASRSISASSNRTDGGNGSSKTGTNWLMFELLWRDFFRFITKKYSSAKKQVEAAPATACAGAFA is encoded by the exons ATGGATTCAAGTCACCAAatggaaaaagagaaagaagaagagagacagAAGACAGCAGTCTCCACAGAACCGGCATTTGCAGTGGCATCACTATCCCTCTCTCTCCCAACCGTTTTCCCCTTTCGACAACCTAAGATCTCATCAACCCCTCAACCCAACAAGGTCAAGGTTCCAACCCAAGCTTCATCCCTAACCCACCTTTCTCTCTCAACCGCTTCCCCAACTCCTTCCAAGACCTCCTTCAAATCCTCCCTCTCCGCCACCCCCATCCACGCCCCTCTATCCCTCGGGCCCAACCGCCCCCGCGACCCCTCCAACTCCGCTGCGCTTCGCCGTGCCTCTGTGGTCTGGTTCCGCAACGACCTCCGCGTCCTCGATAACGAGTGTCTCGCCTCCGCCAACAATGAATCTCTCTCTGTCCTCCCCGTCTACTGCTTCGACCCCGCCGACTACGGAAAGTCCGCCTCCGGCTTCGATAAGACTGGCCCCTACCGCGCCACCTTCCTCATCGAGTCCGTCGCCGACCTGCGGCGGAATCTCCAGGCTCGCGGCTCCGATCTGGTGGTGCGCGTTGGCAAGCCCGAGACCGTTTTGGTAGAGCTGGCGAAGGAAGTCGGGGCCGACGCGGTGTACGCGCACCGGGAGGTTTCTCATGACGAGGCGAAGACGGAGGAGAAGGTGGAGGCAATGATGAAGGAGGAGAATGTGGAAGTAAAGTACTTCTGGGGAAGCACGTTGTATCATGTGGAGGATTTGCCTTTTAAGCTTGAGGATATGCCTTCCAATTACGGAGGGTTTAAGGATAGGGttcagaaattggagattagGAAGACAATTGAGGCTTTGGATCAGCTTAAGGGAATGCCTTCTCGCGGAGATGTTGAGATTGGTGATATTCCTTCCTTGATGGACCTTGGTCTTAATCCATCTTCCACAATGCCACAG GATGGGAAGGCTGGTGCTAATGCTTCTATGGTAGGAGGGGAGACTGAGGCACTGCAGAGGCTGAAAAAATTTGCGGTTGAGTGTGAAGCTCAGCCACCCAAGGGGTATAAGGATGGAACACACAGTATATATGGTGCCAACTTTTCCTGCAAGATTTCTCCGTGGTTGGCAATGGGATGTCTCTCCCCTCGTGTAATGTATGAAGAACTGAAGAAGACTGCCAGCAG ATCCATTTCTGCATCGTCGAACCGGACTGATGGTGGTAATGGCTCGTCCAAAACTGGAACAAATTGGTTGATGTTTGAGTTGCTATGGAGGGACTTCTTCAG gtttataacaaaaaaatacagTTCTGCAAAGAAACAGGTGGAAGCTGCTCCAGCTACTGCATGTGCAGGTGCTTTTGCTTAA
- the LOC108345929 gene encoding blue-light photoreceptor PHR2 isoform X3 — protein sequence MDSSHQMEKEKEEERQKTAVSTEPAFAVASLSLSLPTVFPFRQPKISSTPQPNKVKVPTQASSLTHLSLSTASPTPSKTSFKSSLSATPIHAPLSLGPNRPRDPSNSAALRRASVVWFRNDLRVLDNECLASANNESLSVLPVYCFDPADYGKSASGFDKTGPYRATFLIESVADLRRNLQARGSDLVVRVGKPETVLVELAKEVGADAVYAHREVSHDEAKTEEKVEAMMKEENVEVKYFWGSTLYHVEDLPFKLEDMPSNYGGFKDRVQKLEIRKTIEALDQLKGMPSRGDVEIGDIPSLMDLGLNPSSTMPQDGKAGANASMVGGETEALQRLKKFAVECEAQPPKGYKDGTHSIYGANFSCKISPWLAMGCLSPRVMYEELKKTASRSISASSNRTDGGNGSSKTGTNWLMFELLWRDFFRGKF from the exons ATGGATTCAAGTCACCAAatggaaaaagagaaagaagaagagagacagAAGACAGCAGTCTCCACAGAACCGGCATTTGCAGTGGCATCACTATCCCTCTCTCTCCCAACCGTTTTCCCCTTTCGACAACCTAAGATCTCATCAACCCCTCAACCCAACAAGGTCAAGGTTCCAACCCAAGCTTCATCCCTAACCCACCTTTCTCTCTCAACCGCTTCCCCAACTCCTTCCAAGACCTCCTTCAAATCCTCCCTCTCCGCCACCCCCATCCACGCCCCTCTATCCCTCGGGCCCAACCGCCCCCGCGACCCCTCCAACTCCGCTGCGCTTCGCCGTGCCTCTGTGGTCTGGTTCCGCAACGACCTCCGCGTCCTCGATAACGAGTGTCTCGCCTCCGCCAACAATGAATCTCTCTCTGTCCTCCCCGTCTACTGCTTCGACCCCGCCGACTACGGAAAGTCCGCCTCCGGCTTCGATAAGACTGGCCCCTACCGCGCCACCTTCCTCATCGAGTCCGTCGCCGACCTGCGGCGGAATCTCCAGGCTCGCGGCTCCGATCTGGTGGTGCGCGTTGGCAAGCCCGAGACCGTTTTGGTAGAGCTGGCGAAGGAAGTCGGGGCCGACGCGGTGTACGCGCACCGGGAGGTTTCTCATGACGAGGCGAAGACGGAGGAGAAGGTGGAGGCAATGATGAAGGAGGAGAATGTGGAAGTAAAGTACTTCTGGGGAAGCACGTTGTATCATGTGGAGGATTTGCCTTTTAAGCTTGAGGATATGCCTTCCAATTACGGAGGGTTTAAGGATAGGGttcagaaattggagattagGAAGACAATTGAGGCTTTGGATCAGCTTAAGGGAATGCCTTCTCGCGGAGATGTTGAGATTGGTGATATTCCTTCCTTGATGGACCTTGGTCTTAATCCATCTTCCACAATGCCACAG GATGGGAAGGCTGGTGCTAATGCTTCTATGGTAGGAGGGGAGACTGAGGCACTGCAGAGGCTGAAAAAATTTGCGGTTGAGTGTGAAGCTCAGCCACCCAAGGGGTATAAGGATGGAACACACAGTATATATGGTGCCAACTTTTCCTGCAAGATTTCTCCGTGGTTGGCAATGGGATGTCTCTCCCCTCGTGTAATGTATGAAGAACTGAAGAAGACTGCCAGCAG ATCCATTTCTGCATCGTCGAACCGGACTGATGGTGGTAATGGCTCGTCCAAAACTGGAACAAATTGGTTGATGTTTGAGTTGCTATGGAGGGACTTCTTCAG AGGCAAATTCTGA
- the LOC108345951 gene encoding gamma-tubulin complex component 4 homolog: MLHELLLALLGYTGDLIVDRRDHLTAEAPISDECTFKLAPDISFIDPSDRELIERIIVLGFYYREMERFSAKCRNLSWIRSANTNPLEKKEKESVYRRALANGIVEVLSVYRSAVLHIEQKLLSETMPILATVTQGLNKFFCLLPPLYELILEIERDDIRGGQLLNLLHKRCHCGVPELQTCMQRLLWHGHQVMYNQLASWMVYGILQDQHGEFFIRRQEDRDVGSNSSHPDISEKLARMSTDDASLSDWHLGFHISLDMLPEYIPMRVAESILFAGKAVRVLRNPSPSFQSGDAVHPQMPKSFQKIHGLAGRFHFHREPAINMGIGDDLLPQSEADKIEAMLLNLKESSEFHKRSFECAVDSVQTIAASHLWQLVVVRADLNGHLKALKDYFLLAKGDFFQCFLEESRQLMRLPPRQSTAEADLTVPFQLAALKTIGEEDKYFSKVSLRMPSFGITVKPSLIDLPKPTSSVDGGTGASLSNALSEVSVDGWDGIALGYSVDWPLHLFFTQEVMSKYIRIFQYLLRLKRTQMELEKLWASVMHQYHSDFAKHRNDQEKSSETQQKQQRFRPMWRVREHMAFLIRNLQFYIQVDVIESQWNILQSHIQESHDFTELVGFHQEYLSALISQTFLDIGSVSRILDSIMKLCLQFCWNIENQDNCSNTSELEHIAEEFNKKSNSLYTILRSSRLAGSQRAPFLRRFLLRLNLNSFFESTARGVLNVVRPRPTLPALNQQ, encoded by the exons ATGTTGCATGAGCTTTTGCTAGCGTTACTGGGCTACACCGGAGACTTAATCGTCGACCGGCGGGACCACCTCACCGCCGAAGCCCCCATCTCCGATGAATGCACTTTCAAGCTCGCTCCCGACATCTCTTTTATCGACCCAAGTGACAG AGAACTTATTGAGAGGATCATCGTGTTGGGGTTTTATTATAGGGAGATGGAGCGGTTTTCAGCCAAGTGCAGGAACTTAAGTTGGATAAGGTCTGCGAATACGAACCCTTTGGAGAAAAAGGAGAAGGAAAGTGTGTATCGTAGGGCCCTAGCCAATGGCATTGTTGAAGTGCTCTCAGTTTATAGGTCTGCGGTTCTGCATATTGAACAGAAGTTATTGTCCGAAACCATGCCTATCTTGGCGACAGTTACTCAGGGCCTTAACAAG TTTTTTTGCCTTTTGCCTCCTCTGTACGAACTGATCCTGGAGATTGAACGTGATGATATTCGTGGAGGTCAACTTCTTAATCTTCTGCATAAAAGATGCCATTGTGGAGTGCCTGAGTTACAGACTTGCATGCAAAG GCTTCTTTGGCATGGACACCAGGTCATGTATAACCAGCTTGCATCGTGGATGGTCTATGGGATTCTTCAAGACCAGCATGGAGAATTTTTCATTAGGAG GCAAGAAGATAGAGATGTAGGAAGCAACTCATCTCATCCAGACATCTCGGAAAAGTTGGCACGCATGTCAACCGATGATGCATCATTGTCTGATTGGCACTTGGGCTTTCATATTTCTTTG GATATGCTGCCAGAATATATACCTATGCGTGTTGCTGAATCAATTCTTTTTGCTGGAAAAGCTGTTAGGGTTCTACGAAATCCAAGTCCCTCCTTCCAGTCTGGGGATGCTGTGCATCCTCAAATGCCTAAAAGTTTTCAGAAGATACATGGATTAGCGGGGCGTTTTCATTTTCATAGGGAACCTGCAATTAATATGGGAATAGGAGATGATTTGCTTCCACAATCTGAGGCAGATAAGATTGAAGCAATGCTTCTGAACCTAAAG GAATCATCTGAATTTCATAAAAGATCATTTGAATGTGCTGTGGACTCTGTTCAGACTATTGCAGCCAGTCATCTCTGGCAG CTTGTGGTTGTACGTGCTGACTTGAATGGCCACTTGAAGGCATTAAAAGACTATTTTCTATTGGCAAAAGGAGATTTCTTCCAG TGTTTCCTTGAGGAAAGTCGTCAGTTAATGCGACTGCCGCCACGCCAGTCAACAGCTGAAGCTGATCTTACGGTCCCATTTCAGCTG GCTGCATTAAAAACTATTGGTGAAGAAGACAAATATTTCTCTAAAGTGTCCCTGCG GATGCCTTCTTTTGGAATCACAGTTAAACCTTCACTAATAGATTTACCAAAGCCAACCTCTTCTGTGGATGGTGGCACTGGTGCTTCACTTTCAAATGCTTTGTCAGAAGTGTCAGTAGATGGTTGGGATGGTATTGCACTTGGGTATTCTGTTGATTGGCCTTTACATTTGTTCTTTACTCAAGAAGTCATGTCTAA GTACATTAGAATATTCCAATACCTACTCCGGCTCAAAAGAACACAAATGGAGTTGGAGAAACTGTGGGCATCTGTAATGCACCAATATCATAGTGATTTTGCCAAACACCGAAATGATCAAGAGAAGAGCTCAGAAACACAGCAGAAACAACAGAGATTTCGACCAATGTGGCGTGTTAGAGAACACATGGCATTCTTGATCAGAAATCTCCAGTTTTATATTCAG GTTGATGTGATAGAGTCTCAATGGAATATTTTGCAATCTCATATTCAAGAGTCTCATGATTTTACAGAACTTGTGGGCTTTCATCAAga GTATCTGTCAGCCTTGATTTCACAAACTTTCTTGGATATTGGTTCTGTGTCGAGGATACTGGATAGTATCATGAAGCTTTGCTTGCAATTTTGCTGGAATATTGAGAACCAAGATAACTGTTCAAATACTTCTGAACTGGAACATATAGCCGAG GAATTCAACAAGAAATCAAATTCCTTGTACACTATACTGCGCAGCAGCAGACTTGCTGGAAGTCAACGAGCCCCGTTTTTGAGACGATTTCTCTTGCGATTGAATCTGAATTCCTTCTTTGAG TCAACTGCAAGAGGAGTTCTGAATGTTGTTAGGCCACGCCCTACACTTCCTGCTTTAAACCAACAGTAG
- the LOC108345929 gene encoding blue-light photoreceptor PHR2 isoform X2 codes for MDSSHQMEKEKEEERQKTAVSTEPAFAVASLSLSLPTVFPFRQPKISSTPQPNKVKVPTQASSLTHLSLSTASPTPSKTSFKSSLSATPIHAPLSLGPNRPRDPSNSAALRRASVVWFRNDLRVLDNECLASANNESLSVLPVYCFDPADYGKSASGFDKTGPYRATFLIESVADLRRNLQARGSDLVVRVGKPETVLVELAKEVGADAVYAHREVSHDEAKTEEKVEAMMKEENVEVKYFWGSTLYHVEDLPFKLEDMPSNYGGFKDRVQKLEIRKTIEALDQLKGMPSRGDVEIGDIPSLMDLGLNPSSTMPQDGKAGANASMVGGETEALQRLKKFAVECEAQPPKGYKDGTHSIYGANFSCKISPWLAMGCLSPRVMYEELKKTASRSISASSNRTDGGNGSSKTGTNWLMFELLWRDFFRAQKPIYPVRLGL; via the exons ATGGATTCAAGTCACCAAatggaaaaagagaaagaagaagagagacagAAGACAGCAGTCTCCACAGAACCGGCATTTGCAGTGGCATCACTATCCCTCTCTCTCCCAACCGTTTTCCCCTTTCGACAACCTAAGATCTCATCAACCCCTCAACCCAACAAGGTCAAGGTTCCAACCCAAGCTTCATCCCTAACCCACCTTTCTCTCTCAACCGCTTCCCCAACTCCTTCCAAGACCTCCTTCAAATCCTCCCTCTCCGCCACCCCCATCCACGCCCCTCTATCCCTCGGGCCCAACCGCCCCCGCGACCCCTCCAACTCCGCTGCGCTTCGCCGTGCCTCTGTGGTCTGGTTCCGCAACGACCTCCGCGTCCTCGATAACGAGTGTCTCGCCTCCGCCAACAATGAATCTCTCTCTGTCCTCCCCGTCTACTGCTTCGACCCCGCCGACTACGGAAAGTCCGCCTCCGGCTTCGATAAGACTGGCCCCTACCGCGCCACCTTCCTCATCGAGTCCGTCGCCGACCTGCGGCGGAATCTCCAGGCTCGCGGCTCCGATCTGGTGGTGCGCGTTGGCAAGCCCGAGACCGTTTTGGTAGAGCTGGCGAAGGAAGTCGGGGCCGACGCGGTGTACGCGCACCGGGAGGTTTCTCATGACGAGGCGAAGACGGAGGAGAAGGTGGAGGCAATGATGAAGGAGGAGAATGTGGAAGTAAAGTACTTCTGGGGAAGCACGTTGTATCATGTGGAGGATTTGCCTTTTAAGCTTGAGGATATGCCTTCCAATTACGGAGGGTTTAAGGATAGGGttcagaaattggagattagGAAGACAATTGAGGCTTTGGATCAGCTTAAGGGAATGCCTTCTCGCGGAGATGTTGAGATTGGTGATATTCCTTCCTTGATGGACCTTGGTCTTAATCCATCTTCCACAATGCCACAG GATGGGAAGGCTGGTGCTAATGCTTCTATGGTAGGAGGGGAGACTGAGGCACTGCAGAGGCTGAAAAAATTTGCGGTTGAGTGTGAAGCTCAGCCACCCAAGGGGTATAAGGATGGAACACACAGTATATATGGTGCCAACTTTTCCTGCAAGATTTCTCCGTGGTTGGCAATGGGATGTCTCTCCCCTCGTGTAATGTATGAAGAACTGAAGAAGACTGCCAGCAG ATCCATTTCTGCATCGTCGAACCGGACTGATGGTGGTAATGGCTCGTCCAAAACTGGAACAAATTGGTTGATGTTTGAGTTGCTATGGAGGGACTTCTTCAG GGCTCAGAAACCCATTTACCCCGTCAGACTTGGGCTTTAA